GAGACGGCTGGTCCGCACTCGGGGCAGGCTCGAGAGCGCCGGCGGGGGGAGCTGCCGACGGGCGGTCTCGATCCTGCTGAAAACGTTGAGGAGATGCCTTGGGAGAGTCTGCGCGTGACTCATCGGGCGGATGCTCGTCCTCGCGGAGGGCTCGTGGGAGGGCCAGACTGTACGGCATGCCCCCCCTACTCAGAAAAAACGGTGACACCGGTGACAGGTGGTGACGGAGCCGGCAGCTCCGCTTCGAGAAGGGCCTCGACCGCGCCGACGGAAGGATTAGGAAGGATAAGGATGAAGGGCCTTTCTCAGCGCTCCTCGAGTCGGCCCAGGGCCTTCAGGACAATTTCGGGGGTGATCGGTTGGCGCGTGACGCGCGCCTTGAACGGCGCCAGGGCGTCGTTCACGGCGTTGAGCACCGCGCCGGGGGCGCCCGCGACGCCGGCCTCGCCCGCCCCCTTGAAGCCCCCTTCCGAGAAAGCGGTGGGCGTCTCGATATGGCCGACCCCGATCGGGGGCATCTCGGCGGCCATGGGGACGAGGTAGTCCATCAGCGTGGCGTTCAGGAGCTGGCCCTCCGCATCGTAGACGCAGTGCTCGAAGAGCGCCGCGCCGATCCCCTGCGCGATGGCGCCGCGCATCTGCTCGTCCACGAGGCGGGGGTTGATGATGCGGCCGCAGTCCTCCACCGCCCAGTGCCCGAGAAGCCGGACGAAGCCCGTGTCCACGTCCACCTCGACGTGAGAGAGCTGGATTCCGTTCGTGAAGGCGAAGCCCTGGTGGCGGGGCACGTAGTGGCGCGTGACTGCCAGCTCTGACTGGAAGTCCTTGGGGAGCGTGTCGGGGCGGAAGTAGGCGATCCGGCCCAGCTCAGCGAGGTCCAGGCGCACCTCGCCCGTGGCCGCGTCGACGATCTTCCCCCGCCGCAGATCCAGGTCGAGGGGCTCGCACGCCAGGACGGCCGCCGCCACCTTCAGGATATTCTCCTTCAGCGCTTTGCCCGCCAGGAGTGCCGCTTCCCCTCCGATCCCGGCACCCCGGGAGGCCCAGGTCCCGCCACCGTAAGGAGACACCAACGTATCGCCGGTGAGCACGCGGACGTCCTCCAGCGGGACGCCCACCGCCGAGGCCACCACCTGGGCGAGCATGGTGTCGGTGCCCTGGCCCTGCTCGGTGACCCCGGTCATGCAGACCAGCTTGCCCGAGGGCTCCAGCTTGATCGTGCAGCCGTCCTGGGACGAGATCCGGGCGCCTCCCACGCCGTAAAAGGCCGGGCCAGGGGTGGTCAGCTCGACGAAGGCGCAGAGGCCGAGGCCGCGATAGATGCCGCGGCTCCGGAGCCTGTCTCGCTCGGCGCAGAGCGCGCGATAGTCGGAGATCTCGAGCAGCTTCTCCAGGGCTTCCTCGTGGGAGAGGCGCTCGAAGAAGTAGCCGGTGGGCGAGGTGTAGGGGTACATGTCGCGCGTGACGAAGTTCTTCCGCCTCACCTCCACCGGGTCCAGCCCGATCTCTCGCGCCACGCGGTCCACCATGGCCTCCATGACCGCGAAGGCGATGGGATGGCCGACCGCGCGGTACTGGCACATCGGGGTCTTGTTCTGTAAGACGACCTTCAGGCTCGCCGCGTAGTCCCGGAACCTGTACACGCTCGGCGTCAGCCTGACGGTCTGGTTTCCCTCCACAGCGCTGGTGCGCGGGTAGACCGAGTAGGGGCCGATGCCCGTGAGGTCATCGAGGCGCATGCCCAGAATGGTCCCGTCACGCTTGACCCCGATCTCCGCGGTCACCCGGTGGTCACGGGCGTGGATGTCGCTCAGGAAGGACTCGACCCGGTCGGCGAGGAACTTGACTGGCCGGCCCAGCATGACAGCGAGCGCGCAGGTGGCCATCTCGTCAGGGTAGATGTGCACCTTGATGCCAAAGCTTCCGCCCACGTCCTTGCAGACCACCCGGACGTTGTGCTCGGGAAGGCGCAGGTGCCGGGCCAGGATGTCCTGCATCATGTTGGGCGCCTGGAAGGAGTGGTACACGGTCAGGCACTGCTCGGGGGGATCGAAGTCCGCGAGGATGACGCGCGGCTCCAGCGTCACACCGGTGTGCCGTCCCATCCAGAACGTCTCGCGGTACACCGCGTCAGCCTCCCGGAAGGCCCGGTCCACGTCGCCCGAGGTGAGCTCCAGCTTGAAGGCCAGATTGTCTCCCAGGTCGGGGTGGATCACCGGCGTGGCGGGGTCGAGGGCTGTTTCCGCGTCCGTGACAACGGGCAGCGGCTCCCACCGGACGAGGACGCGGGCGACACCGTCCTCGGCGATCGCGCGGCTCTCCGCCACGACCGCGACCACGGGCTCCCCTTGCCAGGTCGCCTTGCCGATCGCGAGGGCATACTGCTTGGCCGACTTCATGCCGGCGAAGTGGGCGAGCGTGCCCACCCAGCCCTCGCACACCCGCGCCAACTCCTCTCCCGTGACCACGGCCACGACGCCCGGCACGGCTTTTGCCGGGGCGGTGTCGATGGAGACGATTCGGGCATGGGCGTGGGGGCTCCGGAGAAAGGCGACATGCGTCATGCGCGGGAGCTTGATGTCGTCGGTGAAGACGCCCCGCCCGGCTAGGAGGCGCTTCGTCTGGGGTCGCACGACGCTCGTGCCGATATAGCTCTCGGCCTCGGCGACGGTCGCTGGAGCGCTCTTGGCGTCTCTATTCATCGGGTTGCTCCCGAGCGGGCCGCGCCCACTTTCCTGACAGCCTCGACAATGGCGTGATAGCCGGTGCAGCGGCAGTAGTTGCCTGAGAGCGCTTTCCGAATCTCCATCTCGTCTGCGCGGGGGTTCTGGCGGAGGATCTCGTGCGCGGTGAGGAGCATGCCGGGCGTGCAGAACCCGCACTGGAGCGCGTTCTCCTCGGCAAAGGCCTGCTGGAGGTCGAAGATCTCGCCCCTCCCCGCCACTCCCTCGATGGTCTCCACGCGACAGCCATCGGCCTGGACCGCGAGCATGAGGCAGCCGCGCACGAGGGCTCCGTCCACCCTCACGGTGCACGCGCCGCAGGCACCGTGCTCACACCCCACGTGCGATCCCGTCAGCTCCAGCTCATACCGGAGGAAATCCACGAGGCTCTGGCGCGGCTCGACGCGGCGCCGTACGGGCACGCCGTTCACGGTCAGAGAGATTTCCAAACTGTCCATGTCAGGCCCCCTCATCTTTTCCTCGCCCCCGGTCGGGGGAGAGGGGAGGGTGAGGGGGCTCCAGGAGCCGGCCGAGCACGCGGCTCAGCAGCACCCGTGCGAGATGGCGGCGGAGGGCCCCGCTCGCGTGGATGTCGCTGGGCGGGTCAAGGTCGGCCTCGAGCGCCCGGCCCGCCTCGGCCAGGACGCCAGGCTCGGGACGCCGGCCGGCCAGCTCTGCCTCGGCGCGCGCGGCGCGGACAGGTGTCAGGCCCACGCCGGTGAAGACCAGGCGAGCTTCCGCGACAGCGCCGTCTGATAGCCGGCAGTGAACGGCCAGGCCCACCAGAGCGTAGTCGCCGTGGCGCCGGGCCAGCTCGTCGAAGGCCGAGCGCCAGCCGGCGTGGATCGGCGGCACGACGACCTCGGTGAGGATCTCTCCAGGCTCGAGCGCCGTCGTATAGATCCCGCGGAAGAACTGCGCGGCCGGGATCTCGCGCACGCGGCCGCGCCCGGCCACCCGGATCGTCGCCCCGAGAGCGACGACGCAGGCCGGCAGTTCGGCCGCCGGGTCGGCCAGGGCGAGGCTTCCGCCGAAGGTGCCCCGCGCGCGGATCGCGAGGTGGCCGATGTGAGGCATGGCCTGGGCGATGAGGGGGACGTGGCGGGCGACCAGGGGCGAATGCTCCACCGTATCCTGGCGCGCCAGCGCCCCGACGACGAGGCCGTCGGATGTGAGGTGGATTCGGTCGAGACCTGGCAGGCGGTTGATGTCGATGAGCGCCGACGGGGTGGCGAGCCGCATGTTGAGCGCCGGGACCAGGCTCTGGCCCCCGGCGAGGATGCGCGCGTCCGGGCCGTACCGCTCGAGCAGTTCGAACGCCTCGTCAAGCGTCGTCGGACGGTGATAGGCGAAGGGCGCAGGTTTCACGTGCGAGCGGTATTCGGGCCAGGGGAGCGCCGAGCGTCTCGCGCTACTTCTTCTCGGACACGAGGCTCCCGCCCACCGACCAGCTCTCCTGCGGCATGGGCTCGAAGACGACCCAGATGTAGTCTTTCGGGATCTTCGTGACCCGGTGCACCACCTCCGTGATCCCGTTGGCCATCTCAGCGCGAGCCTCCTTGGACTGGGGAAACGCGGTCACTCGGATGAATGGCATGGGGCACCTCCCTTAGGACGCGGTTCATGGAGCTCGAAGGGACCGGCAGATCGACGCGGCATGTTAGCACGGCGCCTTTTCAGGGGTCAATCGCACGATTTTGGCCTTGACGGTCCTGGCGGTTTTGGGTAGCGTTCCTCGCGTATAACGCGCGATCCCGCCCACCCGGGCGTTCGCACGCTGCTCGAGGCCGGTGAGCGGGAGACGCGGAGCCATCTGCGGCCCGTCGCTGCTCCGCTGGTGCGGTGCGAAGGAGGAGACACATGATCCCGAGAGAACGGCTTGATTTCTCGCCGATCCTGAGCCGCCCGCCGCTACGGTTGCCCGAGGGCATTCGCATGGTGCTCTGGCCTGTGCTCGCGCTGGAAGAGTGGGACATCTCCCGACCGATGGCGCGCACGGTGATCCCACCGCCCCAGGGCCAGGCGCTTGTGCCGGACGTCCCCAACTGGAGCTGGCACGAATACGGGATGCGCGTTGGTTTCTGGCGTCTCAAGCGCGCGTACGAAGACCTGGACATCTCCCCCACGGTGACGTTGAACGCCAGGGTATGTGAGACCTACCCGCAGGTTGTGGAGGCGTGCCTCAAAAGCAACTGGGAGCTGAATGCGCACAGCTTCGAGCAGATCCCGATGCACCGGCTCGATGATCAGCGGGCCGTCATCATCCGGTCGGTCGAGGCAATTGAAAAATTCTCGGGCACACGACCGCGCGGGTGGTTCGGGCCCGGGCTGACTCAAACGTTCGACACGCTGGACTACCTGGCTGAAGCGGGGATCGAGTACATCGGTGATTGGGTGCTCGACGACGAGCCCGTGACCCTTCGGACGACGTCGCGTCCGATCGTGGCGCTCCCGTACAATTTCGAGATCCACGACATCGTGATGATGGCTCTTCAACATCATCCATCCGACATGGTCTACCACCGCGCTCTGGATCACTTCGAGTGCCTGTACGAGGAGAGCGCAGAGCGACCCAAGGTCATGGCGATGGCATGTCATCCGTATCTCTCGGGGGTACCGCACCGCATCCGTCATGTCAGGCGCGCCTTCGAGGCGATGCTCAGCCGTAAGGGCGTGGTCGCCTGGGATGGGGCACGCATTCTCGACTGGTATCTCTCACAGCGTCCACTGTCCTCCCGGACGGTGTAGCCGAGCCCGGGCCCGGGAGCGGGGCGATGGCGGTCGCGGTCGAGCATGGCGTCATCCGCGTCAACGGCGTCCGGCTGCACTTCCGCGCCGCCGGGGCAGGGCCGCCGATGGTGCTCCTCCACGGCTGGCCGCAAACCTCGTACGCGTGGCGAAAGGTCATGCCCGCGCTGGCGGAGCGCTTCCGCGTCGTCGCGCCCGATCTGCGCGGCCTGGGGCACTCCGACAAGCCGGCATCGGGGTACGACATGCGGACCGTTGCCACCGACATCCGCGAGCTGGTCCGCGCGTTGCGGCTCGAGCCACCGTACCTGGTCGGCCACGACTGGGGCGGGCTCATCGCGCGACGCTATGCCCTCGATTGGCCGGGCGAAGCGGCGCGGCTGGCCATTCTCGACATCGTCCCTCACGAGCAGGTGCTCACCAACCTGTCCGCCAACGTCGCGCGCGCGGGGTGGCACTACTTCTTCAACGCGGTGCCTGACCTGCCCGAGATCCTGGTCCAGGGCAATGTCGAGGCGTTCCTCCGCGCCTTCTTCTGGCCCAAGTGCCACAACCCGGTCCGCTTTATCGAGGAAGGGATCGCAGAGTATACGAAGGCCTATTCCACGCCGGGAGCGCTCCGCGGCGGCTTCAGCTACTACCGGGCGATGTTCGCTGAGAACCGAGCGCTCGACGCCGAAAGCGCGGGGCGACGAATTCGCGAGCCCGTCCTCTGCCTCTGGGGCACGAGCGGCGGGATGGGTGGGGTCTTCGACGTGCTGGAGATGTGGCGTCGCGAAGCCGTCGATGTGCGTGGCCACGGTGTCGACGCCTGCGGCCATTACCCGGCCGAGGAGCAGCCCGAGGCCGTTGTCGAGGCACTCGTCGAGTTCAAGTAAGGTGTGAGGTATCTCACACCTCAGAAGTTAGCCCTCCTGCCATCTTGACCCCTGGCGACGCCAACCCTAGAATCAGGTCACCACAGATGCTGGAGGGACCCGCTTCTCTCTGCTCGCGATGACAGTGTGAAGCCCGCTGCTGTTCGATACGAACGCCCGCGTGACGTCGGGGAGGCGACGGCCTTGCTCGCCGCCCGAGGCCCCGATGCGAAAATCCTCGCCGGCGGTCAGAGCCTCATGCCGCTCATGAACATGCGGCTCGTCCGTCCCGCCGTCCTCGTCGACATCAATCACATTCGGAGCCTCGCCTACATGCGGATGGAGAACGGCCAGCTGGCGATCGGGGCGGTGGCCCGCGCCAGGGACGTGGAGCTCTGGCCCGCGGCGCGCGAGCGGTGCCCGATCCTCGCCGAGGCGCTGCGCTGGGTCGGCCATGCGGAGATCCGAAACCGCGGAACGGTGTGCGGCAGCCTGGCGCACGCCGACCCGGCCGCTGAGCTGCCCGTCGTCGCGGTTGCACTCGACGCCGAGCTGACCGCCGAGAGCGTCCGCGGCAGGCGGACCATCCCGGCTGCTCGGTTCTTTCTGTCCGTCCTCACCACGGCGCTTGAGGCCGACGAAGTGCTGACCGAGGTGCGCATGCCTGCGCTCACGCCGGGTGCCGGGTGGGGGTTTGTCGAGTTCGCTCGACGCCGGGGCGACTTCGCCCTGGCAGCCGTGGCTGCCCTCCTCGAGCGCGGATCCGACGGCGTCTGTACACGCGCGCGGGTCGTCCTCGGCGGGATGGACGCCACTCCGCGCCGCGCCGAGCGAGCCGAGCAATCGCTGGTGGGCGAGCGCCTCACGAAAGAGCGCTTTGCCGCCGCCGGTCGAGAGGCCGCCACCTCCCTCGAGCCGCCGGGCGACGTTCACGCCTCCGCCGAATACCGCCGCAAGCTGGCTGCGGTCCTGGTCGAGCGCGCTCTGGCCGCGGCGGCTGACCGGCTGCCCCGCGAGGGCTAGGAGGATGCCGAGAAATTCAGCTCGCGTCCCCGAACGTTCAGCGCGCACCTGGCCGAAGCGTTCCGAGCGCGGGCTTGGCCCGCGCAATCCCGGGGGGAGGTATCGGAAGGGGGGCGAAGCCCCCCTCCGAGGCCTCTAGGATGGACGCGGCGTCGCGTCACCCCGTGACGCTGACCGTGAACGGCGTTCCCCGGACCGCCACGGTGGAGGCGCGTTGCTCGCTCGCCGACTTCCTGCGCCACGACCTTGGCTTGACCGGGACCCATGTCGGCTGCGAGCACGGCGTCTGCGGCGCGTGCACCGTGATGGTAGACGGGCGCTCGGTGA
This sequence is a window from Candidatus Rokuibacteriota bacterium. Protein-coding genes within it:
- a CDS encoding xanthine dehydrogenase family protein subunit M, producing MKPAAVRYERPRDVGEATALLAARGPDAKILAGGQSLMPLMNMRLVRPAVLVDINHIRSLAYMRMENGQLAIGAVARARDVELWPAARERCPILAEALRWVGHAEIRNRGTVCGSLAHADPAAELPVVAVALDAELTAESVRGRRTIPAARFFLSVLTTALEADEVLTEVRMPALTPGAGWGFVEFARRRGDFALAAVAALLERGSDGVCTRARVVLGGMDATPRRAERAEQSLVGERLTKERFAAAGREAATSLEPPGDVHASAEYRRKLAAVLVERALAAAADRLPREG
- a CDS encoding tautomerase family protein, which encodes MPFIRVTAFPQSKEARAEMANGITEVVHRVTKIPKDYIWVVFEPMPQESWSVGGSLVSEKK
- a CDS encoding alpha/beta hydrolase, coding for MAVAVEHGVIRVNGVRLHFRAAGAGPPMVLLHGWPQTSYAWRKVMPALAERFRVVAPDLRGLGHSDKPASGYDMRTVATDIRELVRALRLEPPYLVGHDWGGLIARRYALDWPGEAARLAILDIVPHEQVLTNLSANVARAGWHYFFNAVPDLPEILVQGNVEAFLRAFFWPKCHNPVRFIEEGIAEYTKAYSTPGALRGGFSYYRAMFAENRALDAESAGRRIREPVLCLWGTSGGMGGVFDVLEMWRREAVDVRGHGVDACGHYPAEEQPEAVVEALVEFK
- a CDS encoding polysaccharide deacetylase family protein is translated as MIPRERLDFSPILSRPPLRLPEGIRMVLWPVLALEEWDISRPMARTVIPPPQGQALVPDVPNWSWHEYGMRVGFWRLKRAYEDLDISPTVTLNARVCETYPQVVEACLKSNWELNAHSFEQIPMHRLDDQRAVIIRSVEAIEKFSGTRPRGWFGPGLTQTFDTLDYLAEAGIEYIGDWVLDDEPVTLRTTSRPIVALPYNFEIHDIVMMALQHHPSDMVYHRALDHFECLYEESAERPKVMAMACHPYLSGVPHRIRHVRRAFEAMLSRKGVVAWDGARILDWYLSQRPLSSRTV
- a CDS encoding (2Fe-2S)-binding protein, encoding MRGPDMDSLEISLTVNGVPVRRRVEPRQSLVDFLRYELELTGSHVGCEHGACGACTVRVDGALVRGCLMLAVQADGCRVETIEGVAGRGEIFDLQQAFAEENALQCGFCTPGMLLTAHEILRQNPRADEMEIRKALSGNYCRCTGYHAIVEAVRKVGAARSGATR
- a CDS encoding xanthine dehydrogenase family protein; this encodes MNRDAKSAPATVAEAESYIGTSVVRPQTKRLLAGRGVFTDDIKLPRMTHVAFLRSPHAHARIVSIDTAPAKAVPGVVAVVTGEELARVCEGWVGTLAHFAGMKSAKQYALAIGKATWQGEPVVAVVAESRAIAEDGVARVLVRWEPLPVVTDAETALDPATPVIHPDLGDNLAFKLELTSGDVDRAFREADAVYRETFWMGRHTGVTLEPRVILADFDPPEQCLTVYHSFQAPNMMQDILARHLRLPEHNVRVVCKDVGGSFGIKVHIYPDEMATCALAVMLGRPVKFLADRVESFLSDIHARDHRVTAEIGVKRDGTILGMRLDDLTGIGPYSVYPRTSAVEGNQTVRLTPSVYRFRDYAASLKVVLQNKTPMCQYRAVGHPIAFAVMEAMVDRVAREIGLDPVEVRRKNFVTRDMYPYTSPTGYFFERLSHEEALEKLLEISDYRALCAERDRLRSRGIYRGLGLCAFVELTTPGPAFYGVGGARISSQDGCTIKLEPSGKLVCMTGVTEQGQGTDTMLAQVVASAVGVPLEDVRVLTGDTLVSPYGGGTWASRGAGIGGEAALLAGKALKENILKVAAAVLACEPLDLDLRRGKIVDAATGEVRLDLAELGRIAYFRPDTLPKDFQSELAVTRHYVPRHQGFAFTNGIQLSHVEVDVDTGFVRLLGHWAVEDCGRIINPRLVDEQMRGAIAQGIGAALFEHCVYDAEGQLLNATLMDYLVPMAAEMPPIGVGHIETPTAFSEGGFKGAGEAGVAGAPGAVLNAVNDALAPFKARVTRQPITPEIVLKALGRLEER
- a CDS encoding xanthine dehydrogenase family protein subunit M, producing MKPAPFAYHRPTTLDEAFELLERYGPDARILAGGQSLVPALNMRLATPSALIDINRLPGLDRIHLTSDGLVVGALARQDTVEHSPLVARHVPLIAQAMPHIGHLAIRARGTFGGSLALADPAAELPACVVALGATIRVAGRGRVREIPAAQFFRGIYTTALEPGEILTEVVVPPIHAGWRSAFDELARRHGDYALVGLAVHCRLSDGAVAEARLVFTGVGLTPVRAARAEAELAGRRPEPGVLAEAGRALEADLDPPSDIHASGALRRHLARVLLSRVLGRLLEPPHPPLSPDRGRGKDEGA